A genomic window from Indioceanicola profundi includes:
- a CDS encoding copper resistance protein B gives MGRSGLCRAVAGFTHAGAGIRLKYEIARKFAPYVGLAWERRLGRTAELVRTEGEEADRLSLVTGLSFWF, from the coding sequence CTGGGCCGATCGGGACTATGTCGTGCTGTTGCCGGCTTCACACATGCCGGTGCCGGCATCCGGCTGAAGTATGAGATCGCGCGGAAGTTCGCGCCCTATGTGGGCCTGGCCTGGGAGAGGAGGCTGGGCCGTACGGCCGAACTGGTCCGCACGGAAGGCGAAGAGGCGGACAGGCTGTCCCTCGTGACGGGCCTGTCCTTCTGGTTCTGA
- a CDS encoding EscU/YscU/HrcU family type III secretion system export apparatus switch protein, giving the protein MTAPPFRPAARAAALRYDQGSDALPHVVASGRGAVAERIVALAFANGIPVREDSDLAAILAAVDEGAQIPPEAVIAVAEVLSHLYRLNRWLAAERASSPVQSPGPDQA; this is encoded by the coding sequence ATGACCGCGCCTCCGTTCCGCCCGGCCGCCCGAGCCGCCGCCCTGCGGTATGACCAAGGCTCCGACGCCCTGCCGCACGTGGTGGCCAGCGGGCGTGGCGCGGTGGCGGAGCGCATCGTGGCGCTGGCCTTTGCCAATGGCATTCCCGTGCGGGAGGATTCCGACCTTGCTGCCATTCTTGCCGCTGTCGACGAGGGGGCGCAGATCCCGCCCGAGGCCGTCATTGCAGTGGCGGAGGTGCTGTCGCACCTCTATCGGCTGAATCGCTGGCTGGCCGCGGAGCGCGCCAGTTCCCCAGTACAATCCCCCGGCCCCGACCAGGCCTGA
- the fliN gene encoding flagellar motor switch protein FliN: protein MTTTQTTFPPVSETASASITSAPAEDAAAVQERDEMRAIFNVPVNVQVVLGRTQMPVSQLLKLGRGAVVELNRKVGEAVDVYVNDRLIARGEVVIVDDGNLGVTMTEIVKADLGLF, encoded by the coding sequence ATGACCACGACCCAGACGACCTTTCCCCCTGTCAGCGAGACGGCCTCAGCCTCGATCACGAGCGCTCCGGCCGAAGACGCCGCCGCGGTGCAGGAGCGGGACGAGATGCGCGCCATCTTCAACGTGCCCGTCAATGTGCAGGTGGTCTTGGGCCGGACCCAGATGCCGGTCAGCCAGCTCCTGAAGCTCGGCCGCGGAGCGGTGGTGGAGTTGAACCGGAAGGTGGGAGAGGCGGTGGACGTCTATGTCAACGACCGGCTGATTGCCCGTGGCGAGGTCGTGATCGTGGATGACGGCAACCTGGGCGTCACCATGACGGAAATCGTCAAGGCGGATCTGGGCCTGTTCTGA
- a CDS encoding MotE family protein, with translation MPRPRLLPVVIAASAIAVPLYASGMAGLFGPASAQPTPQANTPAAIEAPASRREPGFTDLLQPGEKQTPAPAAQPVNSCSPALVDLLAAERKALDARAAELELMEEYLEAVRQRAAEQVAALESVRVEVAALVDRRSVMAEADLNRLVAIYGNMKPKDAARLLNGTETQIVVGLLDRMEERRAAPILAEMEAAKVNDLTRMLAVRRQFEGDRPPPQSAEALPLTTVPRM, from the coding sequence ATGCCCCGCCCGCGTCTTCTTCCCGTCGTTATTGCCGCTTCCGCCATTGCGGTTCCGCTTTATGCCAGCGGCATGGCCGGCCTGTTCGGTCCAGCCTCCGCCCAACCTACCCCGCAGGCAAATACCCCGGCCGCCATTGAGGCCCCGGCTTCGCGGCGGGAACCCGGATTCACCGACCTTTTGCAGCCGGGAGAAAAGCAAACGCCAGCACCGGCGGCCCAGCCGGTCAACTCATGCTCTCCGGCCCTGGTCGATCTGCTGGCCGCAGAGCGGAAGGCGTTGGACGCCCGTGCAGCCGAACTTGAACTCATGGAAGAGTATCTGGAGGCAGTCCGGCAGCGGGCCGCGGAACAGGTTGCGGCGCTCGAATCGGTTCGCGTCGAGGTGGCCGCCCTGGTCGACCGCCGTAGCGTCATGGCCGAGGCGGACCTGAACCGCTTGGTCGCCATCTATGGGAACATGAAGCCAAAGGATGCTGCGCGCCTGCTGAACGGCACGGAAACGCAAATCGTCGTCGGCCTGCTGGATCGGATGGAAGAGCGCCGGGCCGCCCCGATCCTGGCGGAGATGGAGGCTGCCAAGGTCAACGACCTTACCCGGATGCTGGCCGTGCGCCGGCAGTTCGAAGGCGACCGCCCGCCGCCGCAATCGGCCGAAGCCTTGCCGCTGACCACGGTGCCGCGGATGTAG
- a CDS encoding glycosyltransferase family 4 protein: MIPADIPMNVLTPGSARLLNHAGVKQSLLDEMRPDILLTYGWEALGWGRAGRGGHTVPHIHIEDSVDVAEIADADHPRMQERRAALCQGIQVVVPSKALHRIASSQWRVPQDKLHHIPNGIDAYRFVRPPCEATLERLGVRAGDLVLGAIAPLVSGQGIIRLLRAVSQLPTAAKLLIVGDGPDRGDLEGMADALGLTGRVIFAGRLRRPELVLGRFDLFALTSDAAQMPHALMEAMAAGRPVVAPAVGDVPEMVAPSNRPFIVPPQDVMALVRAMTDLLSSPALRARIGAANQARALALFPTEAMERGYLDLLRRTGAFSRSEVVAA; the protein is encoded by the coding sequence ATGATCCCCGCTGACATTCCCATGAATGTACTGACGCCGGGCTCGGCAAGGTTGCTGAACCATGCTGGCGTCAAACAGTCATTACTGGACGAAATGCGGCCCGACATTCTTCTGACCTATGGTTGGGAAGCGTTGGGCTGGGGTAGGGCCGGCCGGGGCGGGCACACCGTGCCACACATCCACATCGAGGATTCGGTGGATGTGGCGGAAATAGCGGACGCGGATCATCCAAGAATGCAGGAACGGAGGGCCGCCCTGTGCCAGGGAATTCAAGTTGTAGTTCCCTCCAAGGCTCTGCACCGCATTGCTTCCAGCCAATGGCGGGTACCGCAGGACAAGCTGCACCACATTCCGAATGGGATAGATGCCTATCGGTTTGTCCGTCCTCCTTGTGAAGCAACCCTGGAACGGCTTGGCGTACGGGCAGGCGATTTGGTGCTTGGCGCCATCGCCCCCCTGGTTTCTGGGCAGGGCATAATCCGCCTGCTCCGCGCCGTATCCCAGCTTCCGACGGCGGCGAAGCTGCTGATCGTCGGCGATGGGCCTGATCGTGGCGATCTTGAGGGAATGGCCGATGCCCTGGGGCTTACGGGTAGGGTGATCTTTGCCGGACGCCTGCGCCGGCCGGAACTTGTCCTGGGACGCTTCGACCTGTTCGCACTGACATCCGATGCGGCACAGATGCCACACGCATTGATGGAAGCCATGGCCGCCGGGCGGCCGGTGGTCGCGCCGGCGGTCGGCGACGTACCTGAGATGGTTGCACCGTCCAACCGACCCTTCATCGTCCCGCCGCAGGATGTCATGGCTTTGGTCCGGGCGATGACCGATCTGCTGTCCAGCCCGGCTCTCCGGGCCAGGATCGGTGCTGCGAACCAAGCGCGGGCATTGGCCTTGTTTCCGACTGAAGCCATGGAGCGCGGCTATCTGGATCTGCTGAGGCGGACGGGAGCGTTCAGCCGCAGCGAGGTGGTGGCTGCCTGA
- a CDS encoding DUF6468 domain-containing protein yields the protein MAGLFLGTLIYLARLNQRLGALRGAQSELHGLLRACSDNVDSAEKSITALRAAAQSMAGDLGRSLEQAERLKADIDATCAAAARLLDRLSEEPAVGEMKAAAPAVATRSESPRPEVRPPSTAQADTGEEQAASVPAPVEPRWTEKLRPEGERTAMRLFRDTIRAL from the coding sequence ATGGCCGGGCTGTTCCTCGGCACGCTCATCTATCTGGCGCGTTTAAACCAGCGCCTCGGCGCGCTACGCGGCGCACAGTCAGAACTGCATGGCCTCCTGCGCGCCTGCTCCGACAATGTGGATTCGGCAGAGAAGTCCATCACCGCCCTGCGCGCCGCGGCGCAGTCCATGGCCGGCGACCTGGGACGATCCCTGGAACAGGCAGAGCGCCTGAAAGCGGACATCGATGCCACGTGCGCCGCCGCCGCGCGCCTTCTGGACCGGCTGTCGGAGGAACCGGCCGTTGGCGAAATGAAAGCTGCCGCCCCGGCTGTCGCTACCCGGTCCGAGTCCCCCCGCCCGGAGGTCCGGCCTCCGTCTACCGCCCAGGCCGACACCGGTGAAGAACAGGCGGCCTCCGTGCCTGCCCCGGTCGAGCCGCGCTGGACGGAAAAGCTGCGCCCGGAAGGTGAGCGTACAGCGATGCGCCTTTTCCGCGACACCATCCGCGCCCTCTGA
- a CDS encoding FliH/SctL family protein — protein sequence MTRPFLFDTHFPADLVPEGIDPPALEPVLGGFTEADLEAVRDRAFKQGLEVGERDGFERGVQNAHQSAEAQAAQTLAAVETALKSVAGSLHGFQAELEHDAVKVVTALVTRLAPPLLDAVAEAELDTLVRETLEAAIGRPCLRLRVAPSALERLSRDLAKVQEAAGFGGVVDLAADPSLPPGTARADWGAGGAARDPRTVERQVADAVAIAVSRLTVRARDSH from the coding sequence ATGACCCGCCCTTTCCTGTTCGACACGCATTTTCCGGCGGATCTGGTGCCCGAGGGGATCGATCCGCCAGCCCTTGAACCAGTCCTTGGCGGCTTTACGGAGGCCGATCTGGAAGCGGTTCGCGACCGTGCCTTCAAGCAGGGGCTGGAGGTCGGTGAGCGCGACGGGTTCGAGCGCGGTGTCCAGAATGCCCACCAGTCGGCAGAGGCGCAGGCCGCCCAGACCCTTGCAGCGGTGGAGACCGCGCTGAAAAGCGTCGCTGGCAGCCTGCACGGCTTCCAGGCGGAACTGGAGCACGATGCGGTCAAGGTGGTGACGGCGCTGGTGACGCGCTTGGCGCCGCCGCTGCTCGACGCGGTGGCGGAGGCGGAACTCGATACGCTGGTCCGGGAGACGTTGGAGGCTGCCATCGGTCGGCCCTGCCTACGCCTGCGGGTCGCGCCATCTGCCCTGGAACGGCTCAGCCGCGATCTCGCGAAAGTCCAGGAAGCGGCCGGATTCGGCGGTGTCGTGGACCTGGCGGCCGACCCATCGCTGCCGCCCGGCACCGCCCGGGCGGACTGGGGCGCCGGCGGGGCGGCCCGCGATCCCCGCACCGTCGAACGTCAGGTGGCGGACGCCGTCGCCATCGCGGTCAGCCGCCTGACCGTCCGCGCCCGTGACTCCCATTGA
- the fliF gene encoding flagellar basal-body MS-ring/collar protein FliF, translated as MANLLQTLRALGRQRLIILGVAAAAVLLAMALVAAGVSQPRMGLLYAGLDDAEAGRIVSQLQAMKVPHEVAASGTIQVPEAQIARTRMMLAQQGLPSAGGAGYELFDDQGALGLTSFMQRLNRVRALEGELGRTIQTLNGVKSARVHLSLPDPEAFSPQTQPASASVVVRTAGAGLDRGQALAVRHLVSAAVPGLASGAVTVMDTNGVVLAGDGQNDGVALVRAEEMRVSVEQRMARSIEQMLMPMFGPGNVRVQVAAEVDLGRETLREQTFDPNSRVARSVQMVEERENSTDRTLDQPTTVEQNLPLEDVNNASATARSESQREEETTNFEISSKLRERVQDAGEIRRLAVAVVVNGSYATGADGQSTYTPRTAEELRQVENVVRTAIGFSDSRGDMVTVENLRFLAEPAPEMTADVAAPTGLGPDWARLLQWAVAGIVALILLALVLRPLLQRRTEAAATPAQAADGTPQLTDARAETDAPQLTHAGGTALAAAGAAGEETTLERELEELIDLRSVDGGVSAAALKRLASIVDEHPEECITALRTWIYEGT; from the coding sequence GTGGCGAACCTTCTTCAGACACTCCGGGCCTTGGGCCGGCAGCGCCTTATCATCCTGGGGGTTGCGGCGGCTGCCGTGCTCCTGGCCATGGCCCTGGTCGCAGCCGGGGTATCCCAGCCGCGGATGGGGCTTCTCTATGCCGGGCTCGACGATGCGGAGGCTGGCCGGATTGTCAGTCAACTTCAGGCCATGAAAGTTCCGCACGAGGTGGCCGCCAGCGGCACCATCCAAGTGCCGGAAGCGCAGATCGCCCGGACCCGCATGATGCTGGCGCAACAGGGCCTGCCCAGCGCCGGCGGTGCTGGATACGAACTGTTCGACGATCAGGGCGCGCTCGGCCTCACCTCCTTCATGCAGCGCTTGAACCGGGTGCGGGCGCTGGAAGGGGAACTGGGCCGGACCATCCAGACCCTGAACGGCGTAAAATCCGCCCGCGTCCATCTTTCACTGCCGGACCCGGAGGCATTCAGCCCGCAGACGCAGCCGGCCAGCGCCTCGGTCGTGGTCCGAACGGCGGGCGCCGGGCTTGACCGCGGCCAAGCCCTGGCGGTCCGGCACCTCGTTTCCGCCGCTGTGCCGGGCCTCGCTTCAGGGGCGGTCACGGTGATGGACACAAACGGCGTCGTGCTGGCGGGCGATGGCCAGAACGATGGCGTCGCCTTGGTCCGGGCGGAGGAGATGCGAGTCTCCGTGGAACAGCGCATGGCGCGATCCATCGAGCAGATGCTGATGCCGATGTTCGGTCCAGGGAATGTCCGTGTTCAGGTGGCAGCAGAGGTGGATCTAGGCCGCGAGACCCTGCGGGAGCAGACTTTCGACCCCAACAGCCGCGTCGCGCGCTCCGTCCAGATGGTCGAAGAGCGGGAGAACTCCACCGACCGTACGCTGGATCAGCCGACCACGGTCGAACAGAACCTTCCGTTGGAGGACGTCAACAACGCTTCAGCCACGGCCCGGAGCGAAAGCCAGCGCGAGGAAGAAACGACCAACTTCGAGATCAGCTCCAAGCTGCGGGAAAGGGTGCAGGACGCCGGTGAAATCCGCCGCCTCGCCGTTGCCGTCGTGGTGAACGGGAGTTACGCGACCGGTGCCGATGGTCAGTCCACCTACACGCCCCGCACAGCGGAGGAGCTGCGCCAGGTCGAGAATGTGGTCCGTACCGCCATCGGCTTCTCCGATAGCAGAGGCGATATGGTCACGGTCGAGAACCTCCGCTTCCTGGCAGAGCCTGCGCCGGAGATGACGGCGGATGTTGCCGCGCCGACCGGGCTCGGTCCGGACTGGGCCCGCCTGCTGCAATGGGCTGTGGCAGGCATCGTGGCGCTGATCCTGCTGGCGTTGGTTCTCCGGCCGCTGCTTCAGCGCCGCACGGAAGCGGCCGCGACACCTGCACAGGCCGCCGACGGCACCCCCCAGCTCACCGATGCGCGGGCCGAGACCGATGCGCCCCAACTCACCCATGCCGGCGGCACTGCTCTCGCAGCCGCCGGTGCAGCTGGCGAAGAGACAACGCTGGAGCGGGAGTTGGAGGAGCTGATCGACCTCCGGTCCGTCGATGGCGGCGTAAGCGCTGCGGCGCTGAAGCGGCTGGCCAGCATCGTGGACGAGCATCCCGAGGAATGCATCACCGCGCTGCGCACCTGGATCTATGAGGGAACGTGA
- a CDS encoding flagellar motor switch protein FliG, with protein MLKIRSDVKSLSGLEKTAVILLALGEERGSRLMERLEDDEIRDVSYAMAGLGTVSGKVVERLIRDFTERFAGTGEIAGSFDSTERFLAKFMPGDRVQEILAELRGPAGRTMWEKMSNVNEQVLANYLRNEHPQTIAVVLTKIRPEHAAKVLALLPQNLIQMVVGRIIKMEAVPRDVLEDVEKTLRSEFMANYVRTHGHDSHAIMAEILNRTDRELFDSIMEPLERKLPESAQRIKQLMFTFEDLARLEPPAIQVLIRNCDGDQLAYALKGLDNSLQEVFLSNMSERASNLLREEIELMGAVRARDVEDARNGILRTAKQLAEDGSILITRQGDPAAQLIY; from the coding sequence ATGCTGAAAATCCGTAGCGATGTGAAGTCTCTGTCCGGCCTGGAGAAGACAGCCGTCATCCTGCTGGCGCTGGGGGAAGAGCGCGGGTCCCGCCTGATGGAACGGCTGGAGGATGACGAAATCCGCGATGTCTCCTATGCCATGGCTGGGCTGGGCACCGTATCCGGCAAGGTGGTCGAGCGGCTGATCCGGGATTTCACCGAGCGCTTCGCCGGCACGGGCGAGATTGCGGGCAGCTTCGACTCCACCGAACGCTTCCTCGCCAAGTTCATGCCGGGTGATCGGGTCCAGGAAATCCTGGCTGAGTTGCGTGGTCCGGCCGGCCGGACCATGTGGGAGAAGATGTCGAATGTGAATGAACAGGTGCTGGCAAACTATCTGCGCAACGAGCACCCGCAGACCATCGCCGTGGTGCTGACCAAAATCCGTCCGGAACATGCGGCCAAGGTCCTGGCGCTCCTGCCGCAGAACCTGATCCAGATGGTGGTGGGCCGCATCATCAAAATGGAGGCGGTGCCGCGAGACGTGCTGGAAGATGTGGAGAAGACCCTGCGCAGCGAGTTCATGGCCAACTATGTCCGGACCCACGGCCATGACAGCCACGCCATCATGGCGGAAATCCTGAACCGCACCGACCGGGAGCTGTTCGACAGCATCATGGAGCCGCTCGAGCGCAAGCTTCCAGAGAGCGCGCAACGGATCAAGCAACTCATGTTCACCTTCGAGGATCTGGCGCGTCTGGAGCCGCCTGCCATCCAGGTCCTGATCCGCAACTGCGACGGGGACCAGCTTGCCTATGCGCTCAAGGGGTTGGACAATTCGTTGCAGGAGGTCTTCCTGTCGAACATGTCGGAGCGCGCCAGCAATCTACTGCGCGAAGAGATCGAACTCATGGGGGCCGTGCGTGCGCGCGACGTGGAGGATGCGCGCAATGGCATCCTGCGCACCGCCAAGCAATTGGCGGAGGATGGCAGCATCCTGATCACCCGCCAAGGCGATCCGGCGGCGCAACTAATCTACTGA
- a CDS encoding flagellar basal body-associated FliL family protein, translated as MAESTFDRMSKQLSPPQDGVRRRRLLIVAAAGLCAGFVGLGAGIWRDWIGEQLAEPTPAPTATFHQLADLTVNLRQTASVKLMKIGLTLRVPSNQIAELTALEPVIIDGLTPYLRQLDEHDLEGASGLEKLRADLIHRIRLLAEPVEVNDVLLRTLILQ; from the coding sequence ATGGCTGAAAGCACGTTCGACCGGATGAGTAAGCAGCTTTCACCGCCGCAGGATGGAGTCAGGCGGCGGCGTCTGCTGATCGTTGCCGCAGCCGGGCTCTGTGCCGGGTTTGTGGGGCTTGGAGCCGGCATCTGGCGCGACTGGATCGGGGAGCAGTTGGCCGAGCCGACGCCCGCACCGACCGCTACCTTCCATCAGCTGGCTGATCTCACCGTCAATCTCCGCCAGACCGCCTCGGTCAAGCTGATGAAAATCGGCCTGACCCTCCGGGTCCCATCCAATCAGATTGCAGAGCTGACAGCGCTGGAGCCGGTCATTATCGACGGGCTCACCCCCTATCTGCGCCAACTCGACGAGCACGATCTGGAAGGTGCTTCGGGACTGGAGAAGCTCCGCGCCGACCTGATCCATCGCATCCGTCTGCTGGCGGAGCCTGTGGAGGTGAATGACGTCCTGTTACGCACTCTGATCCTGCAGTAG
- a CDS encoding zinc ribbon domain-containing protein: MIAASQQRAGRKPRDSKRYRDLVDDMCGFLRTEIGRVLNKLVAGGKPAGPVLKRLDFRHSDLSRRLNAILRNCGRSIIKARLADMKDRHGITSTEVNPAYSSQTCSCCGYGDKRNRRDQSTFKCLWCGKTMHADLNAAANIEVRRAHPNGWLFQSKAAVLADLVRGFGERRVRALRSNRSGSRGAPADPRLANPYFGRVKPVMVRSIGSRKVPKSPKTRALVAA; this comes from the coding sequence ATGATCGCCGCCAGCCAGCAGAGAGCCGGGCGAAAGCCCCGCGACAGCAAGCGGTATCGCGACCTGGTGGACGACATGTGCGGGTTCCTGCGCACCGAGATCGGTCGCGTGCTGAACAAGCTCGTGGCCGGCGGCAAGCCCGCAGGACCGGTGCTGAAGCGTCTGGATTTCCGGCACTCGGATCTGTCCCGCCGCCTGAACGCCATCCTGCGCAACTGCGGGCGGTCGATCATCAAGGCTAGGCTGGCGGACATGAAGGACCGCCACGGCATCACGTCCACGGAAGTCAACCCGGCCTACAGCAGCCAGACCTGTTCCTGCTGTGGCTACGGGGACAAAAGAAACCGCCGCGACCAGAGTACCTTCAAGTGTCTCTGGTGCGGTAAGACAATGCATGCCGACCTCAATGCGGCAGCCAACATCGAAGTGCGCCGTGCGCACCCTAACGGTTGGCTGTTCCAGAGCAAGGCTGCGGTCCTCGCCGACCTCGTGCGCGGGTTCGGTGAGCGACGGGTCAGGGCATTACGCTCTAACCGATCCGGGAGCCGGGGTGCCCCCGCCGACCCGCGACTGGCAAACCCCTACTTCGGTAGGGTGAAGCCAGTCATGGTGAGGTCCATCGGAAGCCGTAAGGTTCCCAAATCGCCGAAAACTCGAGCCCTTGTGGCTGCCTGA
- the fliP gene encoding flagellar type III secretion system pore protein FliP (The bacterial flagellar biogenesis protein FliP forms a type III secretion system (T3SS)-type pore required for flagellar assembly.): MYFGRLLLLLSLTIGLMTAAAPAAAQSLTMDMGGEGSFSGRLVQIVALVTVLSVAPGILVMVTSFTRIVVVLSLLRSALGLQQTPPNMVLIGLGLLLTAYIMAPTLDRSWSEGVQPLVDGQITEEQAFERVVEPFRDFMAVHVRPKDLAVFQAFQNGAEPAAPPSVIAPAIAADPHTEAAARPDLRTLIAAFVISELRRAFEIGFLLFLPFLVIDMIVAAVLMAMGMMMLPPVIISLPFKIIFFVLVDGWLLVAQSLVRSYGGVG, translated from the coding sequence ATGTATTTCGGGCGCTTGCTTCTCCTCCTCTCCCTTACCATCGGGCTCATGACGGCCGCCGCACCGGCGGCGGCGCAGTCGCTGACCATGGATATGGGCGGAGAGGGCAGTTTTTCTGGCCGCTTGGTTCAGATCGTCGCCCTTGTCACCGTGCTGTCGGTTGCGCCGGGCATCCTGGTCATGGTCACCAGCTTCACCCGCATCGTGGTGGTCCTGTCACTGCTGCGCTCGGCGCTGGGGCTTCAGCAGACGCCGCCGAACATGGTGCTGATCGGGCTCGGCCTGCTGCTGACCGCCTACATCATGGCGCCTACCCTGGACCGGTCCTGGAGCGAGGGGGTGCAGCCGCTGGTGGACGGCCAGATCACGGAGGAACAGGCGTTCGAGCGGGTGGTGGAGCCGTTCCGCGATTTCATGGCGGTTCATGTACGGCCGAAGGATCTTGCCGTTTTCCAGGCCTTCCAGAACGGTGCGGAGCCGGCTGCGCCGCCGTCCGTGATCGCGCCGGCCATAGCGGCCGATCCGCATACCGAAGCCGCCGCGAGACCGGACCTGCGTACTCTGATCGCCGCCTTCGTGATCTCCGAACTGCGCCGGGCGTTCGAGATCGGCTTCCTGCTGTTCCTGCCCTTCCTGGTGATCGACATGATCGTGGCAGCGGTGCTGATGGCCATGGGCATGATGATGCTGCCGCCGGTGATCATCTCACTGCCGTTCAAGATCATCTTCTTTGTCCTGGTGGACGGCTGGCTGCTGGTGGCGCAGAGCCTGGTGCGCAGCTACGGGGGTGTCGGATGA
- the fliM gene encoding flagellar motor switch protein FliM: MSDTSIDSTVGSMTDEGDDESIVWETALAAEAERVLSQTEIDRLLNLDDSSAPSKRSVIDQIVNSSFVNYDRLPMLDVVFDRLVRLLNTSFRNLTSGNVEVSVAGIQSVRFGDFLYNVPLPSLISVVKAEEWDSNFLLTVDSELIYSIVDILLGGRRSEPAPIDGRPYTVIERALAERVIKLVLKDLGSAFAPLSAVRFLPERVETNPQFAVITRSNNATITARFQVQLDGRGGFINIAIPYAALEPVRDLLLQMFMGEKFGRDSMWESHLKTELRRTNVDLSAVLASVQVSLTDLLSWKKGTELRLELRPDAKVTLSCGQVPMFQGDMGQRNGRLALRIDADLGAQDEVIHGLLNNR; encoded by the coding sequence ATGAGCGACACCAGCATCGACAGCACGGTCGGCAGCATGACGGACGAGGGCGATGACGAGTCCATCGTCTGGGAAACCGCGCTCGCCGCCGAGGCTGAGCGCGTTCTGAGCCAGACGGAGATCGACCGTCTGCTGAACCTGGATGACAGCAGCGCGCCCAGCAAGCGCAGCGTCATCGACCAGATCGTCAATTCCAGCTTCGTGAACTACGACCGACTTCCAATGCTGGATGTAGTTTTCGACCGGCTGGTGCGCTTGCTGAACACCAGCTTCCGCAATCTCACTTCCGGCAATGTCGAGGTCAGCGTCGCCGGCATCCAGTCGGTCCGTTTCGGCGACTTCCTCTACAATGTGCCCCTGCCCTCGTTGATCTCCGTCGTCAAGGCGGAGGAGTGGGACAGCAACTTTCTGCTGACCGTGGACAGTGAGCTGATCTACAGCATCGTGGACATTCTGCTGGGCGGCCGCCGCAGCGAGCCCGCCCCTATCGATGGGCGGCCCTATACGGTGATCGAGCGGGCGCTGGCAGAGCGGGTAATCAAGCTGGTGCTGAAGGATCTTGGCTCCGCCTTCGCCCCCCTGTCGGCTGTGCGCTTCCTGCCGGAACGGGTGGAAACCAATCCGCAATTCGCGGTGATCACCCGCTCAAACAACGCGACCATCACGGCGCGTTTTCAGGTCCAGCTCGACGGCCGCGGCGGGTTCATCAACATCGCCATCCCCTATGCGGCTCTGGAGCCGGTCCGAGACCTGCTGTTGCAGATGTTCATGGGTGAGAAGTTCGGCCGCGACAGCATGTGGGAATCCCACCTGAAGACGGAGCTGCGCCGGACTAATGTCGACCTCTCGGCCGTGCTGGCCAGCGTGCAGGTCAGCCTGACCGATTTGTTGTCCTGGAAAAAGGGCACGGAACTGCGGCTGGAACTCCGGCCCGACGCGAAGGTCACCTTGAGCTGCGGGCAGGTCCCCATGTTCCAGGGCGACATGGGCCAGCGAAATGGCCGGCTGGCCCTGCGCATCGATGCCGACCTCGGCGCCCAGGATGAGGTGATCCATGGCCTTCTCAATAACCGCTGA